In Fusarium oxysporum Fo47 chromosome XI, complete sequence, the following are encoded in one genomic region:
- a CDS encoding chaperonin 10-like protein: protein MAVQSIISRQTLPATQRALKVQGAGTVTLQENSPIEPPKEDEVLVRICCVGVNPHDWKSLDMSPSAGATWGCDFAGEVVTAGPLTNKFKPGDRVGGACAGNRSDNPNNGGFAEYVSVPEMLLLRLPDWMSFEQGATLGVGLLTVGLSLYHTMKLPLPYSGEVRDQYILIYGGGTATGGLAIQAAKLSGLKPITTCSPGKFEHVKSLGAVEAFDYRSPSCASDIRTFTHDSLEYVLDCITESSSMKICYAAIGSHGGNYIGLDQFPIRGHTRRDVRPGWVLAWTALGKPVDWRKPYRREARPKDKAFAERWAPIAQKLLDSKDIVTHPTEVSDEGLAGVAKGAERVKMGTAGGKKLIYRVAAPSTS from the exons atggcagTCCAATCAATCATCTCCCGTCAAACCCTACCCGCTACTCAAAGAGCTCTCAAAGTCCAAGGCGCAGGAACAGTCACTCTCCAAGAGAACAGTCCCATCGAGCCCCCAAAGGAAGATGAAGTCCTCGTCAGAATCTGCTGTGTCGGCGTCAATCCCCATGACTGGAAATCCCTAGACATGTCACCATCCGCCGGCGCAACGTGGGGCTGCGATTTCGCTGGTGAAGTCGTCACTGCAGGACCTCTGACAAACAAATTCAAGCCAGGTGATCGTGTTGGCGGTGCTTGTGCTGGTAATCGGTCTGATAATCCGAATAATGGTGGTTTTGCAGAGTATGTCAGTGTTCCGGAGATGTTGTTGCTCAGACTTCCGGACTGGATGAGCTTTGAGCAGGGTGCGACATTGGGTGTTGGCTTGTTGACTGTTGGTTTGTCGCTGTATCACACAATGAAACTTCCCCTTCCTTACTCAGGTGAAGTGAGGGACCAGTATATCCTGATTTACGGTGGTGGAACGGCTACTGGGGGTTTGGCAATTCAAGCCGCCAAGCT ATCTGGCTTGAAGCCCATCACAACCTGTTCTCCAGGAAAGTTCGAGCACGTCAAGTCTCTAGGCGCCGTAGAAGCCTTCGACTACCGCTCTCCATCCTGCGCGTCAGACATCCGCACCTTCACACATGACAGTCTAGAGTACGTTCTTGACTGCATCACCGAAAGCAGCAGCATGAAAATCTGCTACGCTGCCATTGGAAGCCACGGCGGTAACTACATCGGTCTAGACCAATTCCCCATTCGTGGACATACGCGTCGCGACGTTCGTCCAGGCTGGGTTCTCGCGTGGACAGCGCTAGGTAAACCTGTTGATTGGAGAAAGCCATATCGTCGAGAAGCAAGACCCAAGGATAAGGCGTTTGCGGAGAGATGGGCGCCTATTGCACAGAAGCTACTGGATTCTAAGGATATTGTGACACATCCTACTGAGGTTAGTGATGAGGGGTTGGCGGGTGTCGCAAAGGGAGCCGAGAGGGTGAAGATGGGAACTGCTGGTGGCAAGAAGCTGATATACCGTGTTGCTGCACCCTCGACATCTTAA
- a CDS encoding cytochrome P450 — MSSRLSAISLAAFYGLVILYFLNRLWDHISYSIKTKKYKCGPLKTYPHWDPIWGIDFVLSMSRAFKEHRWLSWMEETWAAQGTKTFKARFLGMRMVYSSEMENMKAMSTSQWEEFVLEPIRVDNGVATPFTGKGVSTADGEFWHYSRGIIKPYFERQAFANVARLKPFTDKMLDLIPTNGDTFDMQVLTRRWFLDTSTEFLFGKSRDCLTYPEREDVMLAMVDIMRGARVRLTMSKFMFLHRDPKWYESIRFVHNFMNEYIDQAYDELHQRKEQGEKFADKPERTDLLWDMVQKIPSEDRILLRDQITAVWVPSNETTSIHISNAIYQLARHPDAWEKLQKEVLDLGDEELTFSKLRGMKYMNWVINETHRTIPNGIQMIRVAAHDTTLPRGGGPDGKQPIFCAKGDIVHCNRYLMHRDPDYWGEDAAEFRPERWDGLRPLWHFVPFGGGPRICPAHILVATETAYVLTRFCQKFKGIEARDERGYVPVMRVGPSSLNGIKIAVTPR; from the exons ATGTCATCTCGTCTCTCCGCGATTTCACTCGCAGCGTTCTACGGTCTTGTAATTCTCTACTTCCTAAACAGACTATGGGATCATATCAGCTACTCAATCAAGACGAAGAAGTACAAATGCGGACCTCTCAAGACCTATCCCCATTGGGATCCCATCTGGGGCATTGACTTTGTTCTCTCCATGAGCCGTGCTTTCAAAGAGCATCGGTGGTTATCTTGGATGGAGGAGACATGGGCTGCGCAAGGAACTAAGACTTTCAAGGCGAGGTTTCTGGGGATGAGAATGGTGTATTCGTCTGAGATGGAGAATATGAAGGCGATGAGTACATCGCAGTGGGAGGAGTTTGTTCTTGAGCCCATTCGTGTGGATAATGGTGTTGCGACGCCGTTTACTGGGAAAGGTGTTAGTACGGCAGATGGTGAGTTCTGGCATTATAGCCGGGGTATCATCAAGCCGTATTTTGAGAGACAGGCATTTGCCAATGTCGCGAGATTGAAACCGTTCACGGATAAGATGTTGGACCTCATTCCCACCAACGGCGACACCTTTGACATGCAGGTTCTGACAAGACGATGG TTTCTTGACACGTCAACTGAGTTTCTTTTTGGAAAGTCCCGCGACTGTCTCACTTATCCTGAGCGCGAAGACGTAATGCTCGCCATGGTCGACATCATGCGCGGTGCACGCGTCCGTCTTACCATGAGTAAATTCATGTTTCTCCACCGAGACCCAAAATGGTATGAGAGTATTCGCTTCGTGCACAACTTTATGAATGAGTACATCGACCAAGCCTACGATGAACTGCACCAGCGAAAAGAGCAAGGTGAGAAGTTTGCTGACAAGCCTGAGCGAACCGACTTGCTCTGGGATATGGTGCAGAAGATCCCTTCTGAGGATAGAATTCTTCTCAGAGATCAGATCACTGCTGTTTGGGTCCCGAGTAATGAGACTACGAGTATTCATATCTCGAATGCTATTTATCAGCTTGCTAGACATCCGGATGCTTGGGAGAAGTTACAGAAGGAGGTCCTTGATCTCGGTGATGAGGAACTCACCTTCTCTAAGCTTCGCGGGATGAAGTACATGAATTGGGTCATCAATGAAA CACACCGAACTATTCCAAATGGCATCCAAATGATCCGTGTCGCAGCCCACGACACAACCCTCCCCCGTGGCGGAGGCCCAGACGGCAAACAGCCCATCTTCTGCGCCAAAGGTGACATCGTCCATTGCAACCGCTATCTGATGCATCGTGACCCTGACTACTGGGGTGAAGATGCAGCAGAGTTTAGACCAGAACGATGGGACGGTCTCCGTCCTCTTTGGCACTTCGTCCCTTTCGGTGGTGGTCCCAGAATTTGCCCTGCTCATATTCTTGTTGCTACTGAGACGGCTTATGTTTTAACGAGGTTTTGTCAGAAGTTCAAGGGTATTGAGGCGAGGGATGAGAGGGGATATGTTCCTGTTATGAGAGTTGGGCCTAGTAGTTTGAATGGTATCAAAATCGCTGTCACCCCGAGGTAA